A genomic region of Pseudopipra pipra isolate bDixPip1 chromosome W, bDixPip1.hap1, whole genome shotgun sequence contains the following coding sequences:
- the LOC135405332 gene encoding zinc finger protein 239-like, whose translation MEEEAARKRKMPWAPQAGPELRTESPEDKSPRQSLVGEAVLKGSPAQEGSGEEKGRRSPHRRGSKASPGCSEEERASLCREGGQSLSQSSNLVLPEQPPGREKAFRCLECGKSFRQSFNLIRHQHIHSGELPYTCGECGKSFRDSFDLIQHQHVHTGELPYTCRECGKSFRYNSTLIRHQHIHSGQRPYPCGECGKCFRNSSTLRTHQHIHTGEGPYTCGECGQSFRYNSTLIQHQHIHTGERPYPCGECGKSFRTSTNLLTHQRIHSGERPYTCVECGKSFTDKSTLIRHQSIHTGERPYKCLECGKRFRTSSHILLHQRTHTDERPFRCTDCGKGFRQNSHLVTHRRIHSGERPYKCGECGKSFPRNSALTSHQQTHW comes from the exons atggaggaggaggctgcgaggaagaggaagatgccttgggccccccaggcag gccccgagctgaggacggagagcccggaggacaaatccccccggcagagcctggtgggagaggctgttttgaagggctccccggcgcaggaaggcagcggggaggaaaagggccggagatccccccacaggaggggctccaaagccagcccagggtgctctgaggaggaaagagccagcctgtgccgggaaggcggccagagcttgagccagagctccaacctggtgctccctgagcagcctcccgGCAGGGAGAAGgccttcaggtgcttggaatgtggaaagagcttcaggcagagcttcaacctgatccgacaccagcacatccacagtggggaactgccctacacatgtggggaatgcgggaagagcttcagggacagctttgacctgatccaacaccagcacgtccacactggggaactgccctacacatgtagggaatgtgggaagagcttcaggtaCAACTCTAccctgatccgacaccagcacatccacagcgGGCAACGGCCCTAcccatgtggggaatgtgggaagtgtttcaggaacagctccaccctccgcacccaccagcacatccacactggggaagggccctacacatgtggggaatgtgggcaGAGCTTCAGGTACAACTCTaccctgatccaacaccagcacatccacactggagaacggccctacccgtgtggggaatgtgggaagagcttcaggacaagcaccaacctcctcacccaccagcgcatccacagcggggaacggccctacacttgtgtggaatgtgggaagagcttcacggACAAGTCTACCCTGATCCGACACCAgagcatccacactggggaacggccctacaagtgcttggaatgtgggaagaggtttaggACCAGCTCACATATCCTcctgcaccagcggacgcacacggatgagaggcccttccgctgcaccgactgcgggaagggcttcaggcagaactcccacctcgtcacccaccggcgcatccacagcggggagaggccctacaagtgtggggagtgtgggaagagtttcCCCAGGAACTCtgccttgacctcacaccaacagACCCACTGGTAA
- the LOC135406384 gene encoding olfactory receptor 14J1-like, with protein MAQFLLLALADRRELQLLHFWLFLGISLAALLANGLILSAVACDHHLHTPMGFFLLNLSLTDLGCICTTVPKAMHNSLWDTTTISYTGCAAQGFFFLFFMFAEFSLLTIMCYDRYVAICKPLHYGTLLGSRACAHMAAAAWATGFLNALLNTANTFSLPLCQGNALGQFFCEIPHILKLSCSHSGYLREIGLIGVTCCLVFGCFVFIVFSYVQIFRAVLRIPSEQGRHKAFSTCLPHLAVVSLFVSTGTFAYLKPPSISSPSLDLALSVLYSVVPQAVNPFIYSLRNQELKDALRKMMTGCFSGAVKCQFLVCSIQNGTP; from the coding sequence atggcccagttcctcctcctggcattggcagacaggcgggagctgcagctcctgcacttctggctcttcctgggcatctccctggctgccctcctggccaacggcctcatcctcagcgccgtagcctgcgaccaccacctgcacacccccatgggcttcttcctgctcaacctctccctcacagacctgggctgcatctgcaccactgtccccaaagccatgcacaattccctctgggacaccacaaccatctcctacacgggatgtgctgcacagggttttttctttctgttcttcatgtttgcagagttttccctcctcaccatcatgtgctacgaccgctacgttgccatctgcaaacccctgcactacgggaccctcctgggcagcagagcttgtgcccacatggcagcagctgcctgggccactggctttctcaatgctctgctgaacacagccaatacattttccctgcccctgtgccagggcaatgccctgggccagttcttctgtgaaatcccacacatcctcaagctctcctgctcacactcaggctacctcagggaaattgggctcattggggttaCTTGctgtttagtgtttggttgttttgttttcattgttttctcctatgtgcagatcttcagggctgtgctgaggatcccctctgagcagggacggcacaaagccttttccacgtgcctccctcacctggccgtggtctccctgtttgtcagcactggcacatttgcctacctgaagcccccctccatctcctccccatccctggatctggccctgtctgttctgtactcggtggtgcctcaAGCagtgaaccccttcatctacagcctcaggaaccaggagctcaaggatgccctgagaaaaatgatgactggatgcttcTCAGGAGCAGTAAAGTGTCAGtttctggtgtgtagcattcagaatgggacacCTTAA